The genomic region ATGAAAAGGAAGTTGAGTTGATCAGCGCTCCCTTTGGGATGCTCGGTCTTGAGACCGCCCTCGGCGTGATCTTGACGAAGTTTGTCCAGACTAATAGACTGCCCCTCGAGCGGTTGATCGATGCGATGACCGTTCAACCCCGTCGTATAATGGGGCTTCCTCCGGTGCGGATCGAACCAGGTGCCCGAGCCAACCTGACCCTCATTGCTCCGAATGAAGATTGGGTGGTCGATCGCAGCCAACAGAGTTCGAAGTCGATCAACACCCCTTTCCATGGCTGGGAACTAAGAGGTCGAGCGAAAGGGGTCATCCTGGGTCAACAGTACTATCTTGCATGACCTTACATAGCGTCATCGAAGTCTTGACTACCGCTTCAATGTGATCATTCTCCTGACCAATGACGACGGCGTCTATGCTCCCGGCCTCCAGGCGCTGAAGGAGGCACTCGAAGGCTTGGGCGATCTCTGGGTCGTGGCTCCCGCCGGCGAACAGAGCGGCGTCAGTCACGGCTTTTCGCTCTCCGGACCGTTACGGGTCGAGGAAGTCATCTGGAATGGACACCGGTTTGGACTCGCGGTGAACGGAACCCCGGTCGATGCAGTGAAATTGGCGATTCGGGCGCTGTTGCCTGAGCCGCCTGGACTAGTCGTCAGCGGGATAAACCGGGGCGAGAATTCGGGTGTCGATCTGCTCTACAGCGGAACGGTAGCCGGTGCGATGGAAGGCGCATTACTGGGTTTTCCCGCGGTCGCAATCTCCCAGTCGCTCAGAATCCCGGGACCTCACGGCGAGTCGCGTCCGATTCCACCCTCGGGAAGAGAAGCCTGGAGCCGTCGCAAAGTCGATTACACCGCCGCGGCTCACTATGCGCGAATCGTCTGTGAAGCGGTAATTAAACGTGATTTGCCTGCCGGAAGGCTCCTCAACGTCAACGTCCCCCTGTTGCATATGAACGATATCAAGGGTTTGCGAGTAACCCCTCAAGCGGACTCATATTACGAAGAGAGCCTCGAGCGGCGCCACGATCCACGCGGCGTCGGTTACTACTGGAGTAGTTGGAAGAAGGCGGAGCGGGATCACGGCAACGATTCGGATGTAAGTTACTTAAAAGATGGGTATGTGACGATTACTCCGGTGGCGCCAAAATTAACCGACGAGGCGCTGCTTGCACCGGTTGCCGAGTGGTTCAAGTCATAGGGATACATATTGACTTTTTCGCGTGAGACCATACTAATTCTCGACTACGGCGCGCAATATACCCAGTTGATAGCGCGCCGGTGCCGGGAGGAGGGCGTTTTCAGTTGGATAGAGTCGTGGGACTTTCCGCTGGACCAGATTCGTGCAATGGCTCCTGTTGGGATTATCCTATCGGGCGGGCCGAACAGCGTTTACGACAAGGGTGCGCCGGTGCGCTGGCGCGATCTGGCCGGGCTCGAGATTCCGGTCTTGGGCATTTGTTATGGCTTGCAGGTGATGA from Calditrichota bacterium harbors:
- the surE gene encoding 5'/3'-nucleotidase SurE; this translates as MIILLTNDDGVYAPGLQALKEALEGLGDLWVVAPAGEQSGVSHGFSLSGPLRVEEVIWNGHRFGLAVNGTPVDAVKLAIRALLPEPPGLVVSGINRGENSGVDLLYSGTVAGAMEGALLGFPAVAISQSLRIPGPHGESRPIPPSGREAWSRRKVDYTAAAHYARIVCEAVIKRDLPAGRLLNVNVPLLHMNDIKGLRVTPQADSYYEESLERRHDPRGVGYYWSSWKKAERDHGNDSDVSYLKDGYVTITPVAPKLTDEALLAPVAEWFKS